ATTTTTTCCAAAGCATTTGGAATGCCACGACCACCCAAAGAATAGTGGGTCGCTCCATCAAAATTATCATAATAATAATTGAATGATTTGCTTTTCAAACCAGTTAACTGATTGTTGAGATCTTGGGTAGACTCCATCAAGCCTTTAATATCATCGGTTCCCGTTGCCAAATAATAAAATATTCTTCCCGGTATTGCAGGAATACGTTCAATAAGGCGCTCTTCCATCATCGGCGCCAAATCTGGGCTTAGATTTATATATCCATTTAAAAGTGGCGGATCCTTAAAAAGATAATAATTTAAAAAGTTGGCTGTGAAATCATGCCCCACACCAATAATGAATTTTGCAGTCCGGTATTTTTGATCAATATACGGTATCAATTCCAACCCGATGAATTCAAAAAATTTTGCGCCTTTGTCACCCGGCATAAATGTGTTTTCGTCGTAAGAACAATCATCATAACGAGAATCGCCCTGCATAACGCCCACTACTATGGACTCTGGCATATCTTCCCAATAACTGAAATAATCTACGTTTCCGGCAACTGGCTCAAAAAGATAATCGGCGTCCAGCACCAAAACTATAGGGTATTTTTTATCAATATTGCTGTCGTAATTTCTTGGAAGTTGAATTTTCAACCTTCGAGATTCGCCAAGTTTGGCCGAATCAAACTCTTCGTAAATAATTTGGGAAAAACAATTCAGGTTCAATAAAATGCAAAAGGCGAAAAGCAGGAATTTTTTCATTGGTTAGATTTTTTTTTTAAAACTTCGGAAAGATAACAATTTTTGAATTTGTTGTTTTGCGAAATAAAAAAATAGCCAGAAACTTAGAGCTTGAGTCGCTTTCTGTTATAAATAGGAAGTAAAATCAGCGAAAGCACGCCGAAAAAAAGAATGGACGCAATGTTTGAAATCCAAACAATCCAGCCAAAGGCAACGCCAACAGTTTTTGCAATTCCGAAAACAGTTAAAATACCTGCAACCGCTGCAGGATACGTTCCGAAACCACTATTTGTAAACGCAAATGTAAAACTGCCTACCACAAAAGTGATGATTATGGTGCCAAATGTAATATTTGCAGTATCTGGCAACGCATGGAGCGCAGTATAAAAAGATAATAAATAAAGCCCCCAAATGATAAAGGTATGAAAAATGAAAGCCCCTTTCTTGCGCATTTTCAAAATACTGAAAACACCTTCTTTTAGACCAATTACAAAGTTTTTCAATTTTTTGTTAATATTGGATTTTGAAAATTTAATGTAAAGCGGGACACATATTGCAAGAAAGACAATGCCCAAAATGATAACGTAAAAGATAGATACGGGAACATTTTCCGACATATAACCGTACAAGGCATCAAATTTTATGATTAGGGCCAAAACAGTAAAAATCAATAGAAAAAGAAGGTCTACAACTCTTTCAGAAATAATGGTTCCAAAACCTTTTTGAAAAGGAACGCCTTCGTATTTGTCCAAAATAATGCCCCTGGAAACTTCGCCGCTTTTCGGAATAAAGATATTCATCAGGTAAGCCACGGAAATTGCCATAAAATTATTGGCCAACTTGGTTTTATATCCTAACGGTTCCAACATAAAACTCCAACGATACGAGCGGGAAATATGGCTCAATACACTGAATACAACCGAAAGCAGCACAAAATAATAATTTGCATCGGCAAAATATTTCTTTGTTTCTGCAAGTTGTTGGGGGGTGAAAGATTGATAAATATACCAAATCAAGAAGACTCCCAGCCCAAGGGGAATTGCGATCTGCAAAAATTTTGAAAGGGAGCGGCCCAATTTAGCGGAGTAAGTTTGTTTCCTCGTCTGGAAAAACCAAGGCAGGTTTAAAAGCTTTTGCCTCTTCCACTTCCATTAATGCATAGGTAATGAGGATAAGCACATCACCAGGGGCTACGCGTCTAGCGGCAGCACCGTTTAAAGTGATTTCACCACTATTTCTAGGGCCAGGAATGGCATATGTTTCAAGGCGTTCGCCATTATTGTTGTTTACTATTTGGACTTTTTCGCCTTCAATAATGTTGGCTGCGTCCATTAAATCCTCGTCAATAGTGATGCTGCCAATATAATTTAGATCGGCGCCGGTAACTTTTACCCTATGGATTTTAGATTTTACTACGTGTATTTGCATGGTGCAAAGATATTAATTTAAAGGTATATTGTCGATGAGCCGGACTTCGTCCGCAAATGCTGCAATAAAAGCTCTGTACTTCGTGTCTTTGTTTTTTCGCTTTGCGGTTTTGAGTGTTTTTTCGTTTGCTATTTCGAAATATTCCAATTTCAAATGGGGATTTCGCAAAAACCGTTCCGCAACCAGAGCGTTCAATTCATTAATGGATTTGGAACTGAATTTTTCCCGGACTTCTTGTAATGTTTTATAAATGAGTGCTGCTTCTTCAAATTGTTTTGCAGTAAGTCGTTTGTTACGTGAACTCATTGCAAGCCCGTTTTTTTCTCTTAAAATGGGACACCCCACAATTTTTACAGGAATTTTTTCAATATCCACCAATTTTTTCACAATCTGCAATTGTTGAAAATCCTTTTCGCCAAAGTAGGCTGTATTTGGTTTCACGATTTTTAAAAGCTTGCTTACAATGGTTCCCACTCCATCAAAATGTCCTTTTCGGTGTTTTCCCTCCATTTCATTTTCGAGGTTTCCAAAATTGTACTTTTTCGCATATACCGAAGCATCATATAGGTCTGAAACTTCTGGCAAGTAACCAATCACATTTCCTTTTAATTTTTTTAATAGTAAAATATCATCATCGGGAGTGCGCGGATATTTTTCTAGATCTGCACTGTTGTTAAATTGTGTTGGGTTTACAAAAATGCTCACTACCACCACATCATTATCCTCTAAAGCATTCTTTACCAACGATATATGCCCTTCATGCAATGCACCCATTGTTGGCACAAAACCTATTTTGTCACTTTTTGCTACGGAAGACAAGGCTTGTACCAAGGTTTCTTTTTGGGTATGTATTACCATAAAAATTGGGTTAAGAGCGGGCAAAATTAATATATTAAAGACAATCTACATAAATTTTCGTAATTTTGCGTGTTTTTAAGCGCCTCGAGACATTGGGGCAAATTGCAAATAATTCCTAAATACCCAATAGATGAAAGATAAAAGAGTCTTGTATGTGTCTTCCGAAGTAATACCCTACCTTCCTGAGACCGAGATTTCTTCAATGTCGTTTGAAGCTCCACGCATGATTAACAACAATGGCGGACAGATAAGAATCTTTATGCCCCGCTATGGCAACATTAACGAAAGAAGACACCAACTGCACGAAGTGATCCGTCTTTCGGGAATGAACTTAGTAATCAACGATCTGGATATGCCTCTAATTATTAAAGTGGCATCTATACCCAAAGAGCGTATTCAAGTTTATTTTATTGATAATGAAGATTATTTTAAGCGTAAGGCAACCTATGCTGATGAAGAGGGAAATTTTTACAAAGACAATGACGAACGTGCCATTTTCTTCGCAAAAGGAGTAATTGAAACAGTTAAGAAATTAAATTGGGCGCCAGATATTATTCATGTCCACGGCTGGTTGGCTTCATTTCTTCCATTGTATCTGCGAAATTATTACGGTAACGAGCCCCTTTTTGAAAACAGCAAAATAGTTACCTCTGTTTACAATCAAAGCTTCGATGGAACGTTAGCAAAAAACACGATAGATAAAGTAAGGTTTGATGCCATAGATGACGAAGCCATAACTGAGCTTGAAGAACCCAACTATGTAAATCTTATGAAGATTGCAGTTAAGAATTCAGACGCAGTTATTATTGGTTCTGAGGAAATCCCAAAAGAGCTTGAGGATTTTATTAACACTCTTGATAAACCAGTGTTAAAATATCACAATATGGAAAATTTTTCCCAAGCATATTTAGATTTTTACAGCTCGAAAGTTTTAAAATAGATACTCCAACAATTTTACTGAAATGTTGACTCAATATTTCACCAAAACAATTTATAGAACAAATGAAAATTAAAAATTTGTTGCCCATTACAGGTGCTATTTTCTTTATAATAATTGTATCCTCCTCTTGTGAGAAGGATATTTCTACTTTAGGCTCTGAAGTGTTGGGAACAGAAACACCAAATGGTATTTTAGACGATTCCCAAACTGTAATAGCATACAGTCGAAAACTTGGGCCCGTACAAAGCAACAGATTGCCTGCCTATCAATTGGGCGTTTATAACGATCCCGTTTTTGGAAAATCTACCGTTAGCCTCTTATCACAATTAACCTTATCAGAAAACGATCCTATGTTTGGCGACAATGCCGAAGTAGACAGTGTTTTTGTGTATCTCCCTTATTTCAGTACAGCCACTACCGTAGATAGTGTAACCACATATGAATTGGATTCAATTTATGGAACTTCACCCATAAATATTACTATCTCTCCGTCAAATTATTTTTTAAGAGAATACGATCCCAATTCAGGTTTTGAAGAATTCCAAAACTATTATACCACCGAAGGCGAAACCTTTGAGCAATATTTGGATCCAGAGCTTACGGTGGTTGAAAATTTTATCCCCACCAAGAATGGATATATTCTTTATGAAGACACCGACGAGGAAATAGAATTACCCCCCGGGCTTCGGGTTAAGCTACCAATTGAATTCTTCCAAGAAAAAGTTATTGATATGGAAGGAACACCAGAGCTTCGAAACAGCAACAATTTTAAAAATTTTGTAAGAGGCCTTTATTTTAAGGCAAGCTCAGTATCAAACAACGGCAGTCTATTCATTTTTGACCCCTCAAAAGCCTATATTACAATATTTTATAGCTTTGACAACGAAGACGAGCCCGATGAAAGAGAAAACGGAACCTACAGACTGAATTTCAGCGGCATAAATGTAAACACCTTTGAAAACGAACTGCCCTCTCAAATTCAAAATGCCGTTGAAAATCCTAACATACAAACCGGTAATGAAAACCTCTATTTGCGCGGGGGCGATGGTATTATTTCTATTGTGGAACTTTTTGGAAAAGATGCTGACAACGATGGCGTGGCTGACGAGCTACAAACCCTTAGGGACAAAAAATGGCTTATCAATGAGGCAAATCTAATCTTCTATGTCAACCAAGATTTAATGGTTGGCGGTGCTACAGAACCTGAAAGAATTGTAATTTATGACCTAAAAAACAGTAATGTGCTGGCAGATTATAATTTTGACACTACCAATGGACTGGAACCTATAGATGCATTGAACATCCATTACGGAAAATTACAACGAGGCAGTGATGGCAATGGCCAATATTATAAAATGAAAATCACCAATCACATTAGCAATCTTATTAATAAAGACAGCACCAATGTACCGTTGGGCATTGTAGTTTCACAAAATGTACTTACTAGAACTACATCTAAACTTCAAAACCCGATGGAGCCCAATATTGAACAAGTTCCTACCAGTAGTGTAGTTTCCCCCGAGGGAACTATCCTGTATGGAAATGCGACCCAAAACCAAGAAAAAAGGTTAAAACTCCAGATTTATTATACTGAACCAAATTAAAACCCGCTTATGTGTGGAATTGTAGGCTATATAGGCAAAAGAGAGGCATATCCCATCATACTAAATGGATTGAAACGTTTAGAATACAGAGGCTATGACAGTGCAGGAATCGCGCTTTTTGATGGAACCGATATTCAACTTTGTAAGACAAAAGGAAAGGTAGCCAGTTTAGAGGAAAAAGCCGAAAATGAAATTTCACGCAAAGGCAACCTCGGTATTGGCCATACCCGTTGGGCCACACACGGGGTTCCAAATGATGTAAACAGCCACCCACATTATTCCAATAGCGGTGATCTGGTTATAATCCACAATGGAATTATCGAAAACTATGATTCCTTAAAAAAGGAATTAAAAAAAAGAGGCTATACCTTCACTTCAGATACTGATACCGAAGTTTTGGTAAACCTTATTGAGGATATCCAAAAAAACGAAAATGTAAAACTTGGAAAAGCTGTACAGATTGCATTAAATCAAGTTGTAGGCGCCTACGCAATTGCACTTTTTGACAGAAAAAAACCCGACGAAATTGTAGTTGCTAAACTGGGCAGCCCCTTGGCCATTGGTATTGGCGAAGACGAATTTTTTGTGGCCAGTGATGCTTCCCCATTTATTGAATTCACTAACAACGCCATCTATCTTGAAGATGAGGAAATGGCTATCATCCGTCTTGGCCGCGATGTAAAAGTCAGAAAAATAAAGGACGATAAATTAGTTGCACCCTACGTTCAAGAGCTTCAAATGAATCTTGAACAAATTGAAAAAGGAGGCTACGACCATTTTATGCTGAAGGAAATATACGAACAGCCTTCGGTAATAAAAGACACCTACCGCGGACGCTTACTGGCAGAAAAAGGCATCGTAAAACTTGGCGGACTTGAGGACTATATTGAAAAATTCATCAACGCAGACCGCATTATTATTGTAGCCTGTGGAACTTCGTGGCATGCCGGTTTGGTGGCCGAATATATTTTTGAGGATTTGGTGCGCATTCCCGTAGAAGTTGAATACGCCTCCGAATTCCGTTACAGAAATCCTGTTATTTCAGAGAAAGATGTAGTTATCGCCATTTCACAAAGTGGTGAAACCGCAGATACACTTGCAGCAATAAAGCTTGCAAAATCAAAAGGCGCGTTTGTTTATGGCGTTTGCAATGTTGTGGGATCTACCATTTCAAGGGAAACACACAGCGGTACCTATACCCATGCCGGCCCAGAAATTGGCGTAGCTTCCACGAAAGCATTTACCACACAAATTACAGTTTTAGCGATGATCGCGCTGCGTTTGGCCAAAGCCAAAGGTACTATTAGCCAAAGCGATTTTATGCTCTATTTACGCGAGCTGGAACTTATCCCAAACCATGTAGAAGAAGCTTTAAAGACTGACGGCAAAATTGAAGAGATTTCTGCAGTATTTAAAGATGCCCGCAATTTCCTTTATTTAGGAAGAGGGTACAACTTTCCGGTAGCTTTGGAAGGCGCTCTGAAACTAAAAGAAATTTCATACATACACGCCGAAGGCTATCCCGCCGCCGAAATGAAACACGGTCCAATCGCTTTGATTGACGAGCAAATGCCCGTAGTGGTTATTGCTATAAAAAGCGACCATTACGATAAAGTAGTAAGTAATATCCAAGAAATTAAGGCTCGAAAAGGTAAAATTATTGCGGTCGTTTCCAAGGGAGATACTGCGGTTAGAGAACTGGCAGACTATGTAATGGAAGTGCCCCACACACCAGAAGCATTGTCGCCCTTGGTTACTACCATTCCGCTGCAATTACTTTCTTACCACATTGCCGTAATGCTTGGCAGAAATGTGGACCAGCCCCGCAACTTGGCAAAATCTGTAACAGTGGAATAAATTTTAATTTAAACAATTTTCTTTATTCCGCTTTGCGAAATTTACAAGAAGTCCTTGTACAATTGAATAAGCAAGTAAAATCCCAAAAAAAGAATATTCCACATTGGCATGGCCTTTGAATAATAGAGTCGTACCAATTAAGAGTGCTGCCCAGATAAGGGCGTTTATTATAATAATTTTTTTCATTTTCCCAAATTTAATGTAATGGCCTGATTATACTTCTTCGGTTAGTGCCCAAATTTTAATTGCCATTTCCTATCTTATTGGTAAATCTTTTGAGCAAATTGTTACAAAATTCTTTTCAGTAGTTTAAATTTAAACTATGAAAGTAATTAATCTCATTTCGGGACCACGAAATCTTTCCACGGCGCTTATGTATTCTTTTGCGCAACGTGAAGATATGACGGTTTTGGACGAACCTTTTTATGGATTTTATCTGAAAAACGCTTTGTTGGAAAACGAACATCCCGCGCAAAAGGAAATTCTTCATACCATGGAATTGAGTGAAGAAAGAATAGTTGAAAACATCAATTTACTTTCAAACCAGAAAAACGTTTTCGTAAAAGGAATGGCGCACCACTATTTGACCGATTCGCCTAAATTTATTTTGAATTGGAAAAATGTGATTTTAATTCGTCATCCAAAAAAATTGATTGCCTCTTTTTCCAAAGTAATCCACTCGCCAACTTTGAAAGATATCGGCATCAAAAAAGCTTCGGAACTTTTTTTATTTCTGAAGAAAAACGGAAAAACCCCAATCGTAATCGATAGCGACGAGCTTTTGAAAAATCCCGAAGCCTATCTCAAAAAACTATGTGATTTGCTAAACATTCCATTTTCGGAAAAAATGCTAAGTTGGGAAAAAGGCGGGATTCCGGAAGATGGCATTTGGGCAAAACATTGGTACGGAAACGTTCACAATTCCGAAGGATTTGCCGTGCAAAAAAGCAGTTCACAACCTTGTCCAAAACATTTGGCACCTTTGCTGAAAGAAGCGTTGCCTTACTACGAAACTTTGAAAAATAATATTTTAAGTAATTGAAGTTTTAATATAGAAACTCCATAACTCATAACTCATAACTCATAACTAAAATAATGCTTCAAAAATCCAACCCCAAGAACGACAACATTCAAGTATTTATAAAAGACAAACTATATCCGCGAAGCGAAGCAAAAGTTTCGGTTTTTGACAGCTCAGTACAGGGCGGCGATGCCGTTTGGGAAGGGTTGCGCGTGTATCCCGAAGGTGTGGTTTGCTTGGACAAACACTTAACCCGCTTACAGGAATCTGCCAAAACATTAATGTTTGCAGACATTCCTTCGAAAGAATTCGTCAAAAAAGCTATAAAAGAAACGCTCGAGGCAAATGGAATGAATGACGACACACACATCCGTTTGACTTTGACGCGTGGGGAAAAAATAACCAGCGGCATGGACCCAAGGTTAAACCAAAATGGCTCCTGCCTCATTGTTTTGGCAGAATGGAAACCGTTGGTGTACGATAATGATCACGGCATAAAAGTAATCAGCACGAGCCAGCGTCGAAACTCTCCGCAGTTTTTGGACAGTAAAATACACCACAACAATTTGCTCAATAATATTATCGCGAAAATACAGGCAAACGTCGCTGGAAAAGATGCCGGTTTAATGCTTGACGATCGCGGTTTTATTGCAGAACTGAATGGAAGCAATCTTTTTATGGTGAAAAACGGAAAGGTGTTTACCCCTTTTGGTCACGCTTGCTTGCCCGGAATCACTCGAAATTCCGTGATTGAAATGTGCAAAAAGCACAACATTGAAATCATTGAAGCAGACATCACCCTTTCACAATTCTACAATGCCGATGGCGTTTTCGCAACGGGAACTATGGGCGAACTTACGCCCGTTGTTGAAATTGACGGGCGCAGCATTTCCAAAGATGATTTGCTTCAGAAAAAAATTATTACACTTTTCGGGAAAGAAGTTAGAGGTTTATGTGAAAAGCTTTAATTAATAAGAGTTAAGGGGATATATAAGTTGTTATTGCTTTTCCATAATAACATCAAATTTTTTAAAGATTTCCATTGCAAATTTCATTCAGAAAAAACTATCTTTGCACCGTTCAAAACAGGGGTGGTATTTTCACCCTTAGATAACTATAAAATAAACAGTTACTCATGTCACAAAGTACAGGAAAAGTTGCACAGATTATTGGCCCGGTAGTTGACGTTGCGTTTGATAGCGGCTCGGAACTTCCAAAAATATACGACTCTTTGGAGGTAAACAACAACGGAAACCTTTTGGTTCTTGAAGTTCAATCGCACATTGGTGAAAACATGGTCCGCACCATATCAATGGATTCAACTGATGGTCTTAGCCGCGGCGTAGCTGCAGTTGCAACCGGAGCGCCAATCCAAATGCCAATAGGCGATGATGTTTATGGCCGACTTTTCAACGTAATCGGTGATGCCATCGATGGTATCGGAAATCTGCCCAAAGCGGGCGAAAATGGGCTTCCAATTCACCGTGAGGCTCCAAAATTTGAGGATCTTTCAACTTCTACCGAAGTTCTTTTCACCGGTATTAAGGTAATTGACCTTATTGAGCCTTACGCAAAAGGAGGTAAAATTGGTCTTTTTGGTGGTGCTGGTGTGGGTAAAACGGTACTTATTCAGGAGTTGATTAACAATATCGCTAAAGGCCACGGTGGTCTTTCTGTATTCGCTGGTGTAGGTGAACGTACTCGTGAAGGGAACGATTTGCTTCGCGAAATGCTTGAGTCTGGTATTATAAAATACGGCGACGACTTTATGCATTCCATGGAAAATGGCGGATGGGATCTTTCAAAAGTTGACAAAAAAGCAATGAAGGAATCCAAAGCTACTTTCGTTTTCGGACAGATGAACGAGCCACCTGGAGCACGTGCGCGTGTGGCGCTTTCAGGTCTTACCATTGCTGAGTACTTCCGTGACGGAGCTGGCGAAGGACAAGGAAAAGACGTACTTTTCTTCGTAGATAACATTTTCCGTTTTACACAAGCAGGTTCTGAGGTTTCTGCACTTCTTGGGCGTATGCCTTCAGCGGTGGGTTACCAACCAACTTTGGCAACAGAGATGGGTGCGATGCAGGAGCGTATTACTTCAACAAAAAGAGGTTCCATTACCTCAGTACAGGCGGTTTACGTACCTGCGGATGACCTTACGGATCCAGCACCGGCAACAACCTTTGCCCACTTGGATGCTACAACCGTACTTTCACGAAAAATTGCTGAGCTTGGTATTTATCCAGCGGTGGATCCTTTGGATTCTACTTCACGTATTCTTACAGAATCAATCCTTGGTAAAGAACATTATGCTTGTGCCCAAAGAGTAAAAGAGCTTTTACAGCGCTATAAGGAATTACAGGATATTATTGCCATTCTTGGTATGGAAGAACTTTCCGAAGACGATAAATTGGCCGTAGGTCGTGCACGTCGTGTTCAGCGTTTCCTTTCACAACCTTTCCACGTTGCTGAGCAGTTTACCGGTATTCCTGGAGTTTTGGTTGATATTAAAGAAACAATCAAAGGTTTCAATATGATTATGGATGGCGAATTGGATCATCTTCCGGAAGCAGCCTTCAACCTTAAAGGAACCATCGAGGAAGCAATTGCCGCAGGTGAGAAAATGCTTGCTGAAGCTTAAAATAGTAATTAGAAGTTAGTATTGAGTATTTAGACTTTTACTCAATACTAATTTCTCAATACTCAATACTAAAAATATGTACTTAGAAATAGTAACCCCAGAAGCGTCCTTAGTGGCCGGAGAAGTTGAGAGCATCACCGTTCCCGGTGTGGAAGGAGAATTCCAAATGCTGAACAACCACGCTCCTATTGTTTCCGTTTTGCAGGAAGGAAAAGTGAAATTTAAAGGAAATCCAACCATTGCGGAAGGTTTTCAAAAGAAATTTACGCAGGAAGACGGCAAATGGGTACTGCAAATTTCTGGCGGCACTGTCGAATGTAACAACAATCGTGTGATGGTTTTGGCTGACTAATCAGCTGAAAATTCCAAATAATATAAAATCCCAAATTCCATAAATAGGAGTTTGGGATTTTTTTGTTTTCTTTAAACCCTTAAAGTTATATTAACATTGACCCAAACAATTCCCTGAGATTTGTAAATTTGCCAGTTCAGGAAAATTATGCAACTACAGCAAATAGATAGGGTAAAAACCATTACCAAAGAAGATTTTCTAAAAAATTACTTTAAGCCTCAAAAACCCGTTGTAATTGAAAGGTTTATTGAGGACTGGCCTGCATTTTCAAAATGGAATCTAGATTATATGGCCAATGTGGCCGGCGATAAAACGGTTCCACTTTACGACAACCGCCCGGTGAGCCACAAAGACGGGTTTAATGAACCCCACGCCAAAATGAGAATGCGTGATTATGTGGAATTGCTTAAAACCGAGCCCACGAAGTACCGTATCTTTCTTTGGAATATTTTAAAGGAGGTTCCGCAGCTTCAAAAAGATTTTGAGTATCCGGATTTTGGGCTGAAACTTATGAAAGGCCTGCCCATGCTTTTCTTCGGCGGAAAGGATTCATACACGTTTATGCATTACGATATCGATTTGGCAAACATTTTTCATTTCCACTTCGAAGGAAAAAAAGAAGTGATCCTTTTTGACCAAAAACAGAACGATTACCTCTACAAAATTCCGCATTCATTGATTACTCGAGAAGATATTGACTTTCATAATCCAGATTATGAAAAATGGCCGGCGTTGAAAAAAGCGGAAGGTTATATTGCCAACTTGGAACATGGAAACGTGCTGTATATGCCCGAAGGTTATTGGCACTATATGCGTTACATGACTCCTGGTTTTTCAATGAGCTTACGCGCCATTCCGAGAAATCCAAAGAACTTGGCTAAAGCTGTTTATAACATAGCCTTTATGCGCTATTTCGATCAATTGATGCGAAAACTGAAAGGCCAAAAATGG
The Aequorivita iocasae genome window above contains:
- the panC gene encoding pantoate--beta-alanine ligase yields the protein MVIHTQKETLVQALSSVAKSDKIGFVPTMGALHEGHISLVKNALEDNDVVVVSIFVNPTQFNNSADLEKYPRTPDDDILLLKKLKGNVIGYLPEVSDLYDASVYAKKYNFGNLENEMEGKHRKGHFDGVGTIVSKLLKIVKPNTAYFGEKDFQQLQIVKKLVDIEKIPVKIVGCPILREKNGLAMSSRNKRLTAKQFEEAALIYKTLQEVREKFSSKSINELNALVAERFLRNPHLKLEYFEIANEKTLKTAKRKNKDTKYRAFIAAFADEVRLIDNIPLN
- a CDS encoding DUF4270 domain-containing protein, whose amino-acid sequence is MKIKNLLPITGAIFFIIIVSSSCEKDISTLGSEVLGTETPNGILDDSQTVIAYSRKLGPVQSNRLPAYQLGVYNDPVFGKSTVSLLSQLTLSENDPMFGDNAEVDSVFVYLPYFSTATTVDSVTTYELDSIYGTSPINITISPSNYFLREYDPNSGFEEFQNYYTTEGETFEQYLDPELTVVENFIPTKNGYILYEDTDEEIELPPGLRVKLPIEFFQEKVIDMEGTPELRNSNNFKNFVRGLYFKASSVSNNGSLFIFDPSKAYITIFYSFDNEDEPDERENGTYRLNFSGINVNTFENELPSQIQNAVENPNIQTGNENLYLRGGDGIISIVELFGKDADNDGVADELQTLRDKKWLINEANLIFYVNQDLMVGGATEPERIVIYDLKNSNVLADYNFDTTNGLEPIDALNIHYGKLQRGSDGNGQYYKMKITNHISNLINKDSTNVPLGIVVSQNVLTRTTSKLQNPMEPNIEQVPTSSVVSPEGTILYGNATQNQEKRLKLQIYYTEPN
- a CDS encoding sulfotransferase-like domain-containing protein is translated as MKVINLISGPRNLSTALMYSFAQREDMTVLDEPFYGFYLKNALLENEHPAQKEILHTMELSEERIVENINLLSNQKNVFVKGMAHHYLTDSPKFILNWKNVILIRHPKKLIASFSKVIHSPTLKDIGIKKASELFLFLKKNGKTPIVIDSDELLKNPEAYLKKLCDLLNIPFSEKMLSWEKGGIPEDGIWAKHWYGNVHNSEGFAVQKSSSQPCPKHLAPLLKEALPYYETLKNNILSN
- a CDS encoding lysylphosphatidylglycerol synthase transmembrane domain-containing protein, with translation MQIAIPLGLGVFLIWYIYQSFTPQQLAETKKYFADANYYFVLLSVVFSVLSHISRSYRWSFMLEPLGYKTKLANNFMAISVAYLMNIFIPKSGEVSRGIILDKYEGVPFQKGFGTIISERVVDLLFLLIFTVLALIIKFDALYGYMSENVPVSIFYVIILGIVFLAICVPLYIKFSKSNINKKLKNFVIGLKEGVFSILKMRKKGAFIFHTFIIWGLYLLSFYTALHALPDTANITFGTIIITFVVGSFTFAFTNSGFGTYPAAVAGILTVFGIAKTVGVAFGWIVWISNIASILFFGVLSLILLPIYNRKRLKL
- the panD gene encoding aspartate 1-decarboxylase; the encoded protein is MQIHVVKSKIHRVKVTGADLNYIGSITIDEDLMDAANIIEGEKVQIVNNNNGERLETYAIPGPRNSGEITLNGAAARRVAPGDVLILITYALMEVEEAKAFKPALVFPDEETNLLR
- the glmS gene encoding glutamine--fructose-6-phosphate transaminase (isomerizing), which codes for MCGIVGYIGKREAYPIILNGLKRLEYRGYDSAGIALFDGTDIQLCKTKGKVASLEEKAENEISRKGNLGIGHTRWATHGVPNDVNSHPHYSNSGDLVIIHNGIIENYDSLKKELKKRGYTFTSDTDTEVLVNLIEDIQKNENVKLGKAVQIALNQVVGAYAIALFDRKKPDEIVVAKLGSPLAIGIGEDEFFVASDASPFIEFTNNAIYLEDEEMAIIRLGRDVKVRKIKDDKLVAPYVQELQMNLEQIEKGGYDHFMLKEIYEQPSVIKDTYRGRLLAEKGIVKLGGLEDYIEKFINADRIIIVACGTSWHAGLVAEYIFEDLVRIPVEVEYASEFRYRNPVISEKDVVIAISQSGETADTLAAIKLAKSKGAFVYGVCNVVGSTISRETHSGTYTHAGPEIGVASTKAFTTQITVLAMIALRLAKAKGTISQSDFMLYLRELELIPNHVEEALKTDGKIEEISAVFKDARNFLYLGRGYNFPVALEGALKLKEISYIHAEGYPAAEMKHGPIALIDEQMPVVVIAIKSDHYDKVVSNIQEIKARKGKIIAVVSKGDTAVRELADYVMEVPHTPEALSPLVTTIPLQLLSYHIAVMLGRNVDQPRNLAKSVTVE
- a CDS encoding alpha/beta hydrolase, with protein sequence MKKFLLFAFCILLNLNCFSQIIYEEFDSAKLGESRRLKIQLPRNYDSNIDKKYPIVLVLDADYLFEPVAGNVDYFSYWEDMPESIVVGVMQGDSRYDDCSYDENTFMPGDKGAKFFEFIGLELIPYIDQKYRTAKFIIGVGHDFTANFLNYYLFKDPPLLNGYINLSPDLAPMMEERLIERIPAIPGRIFYYLATGTDDIKGLMESTQDLNNQLTGLKSKSFNYYYDNFDGATHYSLGGRGIPNALEKIFSVYRPISKKEFTEVLLKLDTPISQYLLDKYKVIEDLFGITNNIRVNDFIATATAAEKRNQWESLREIATLAKRQYPDTVLGDYYLGRYYEETGEPKKAMKIFQGAYDKEEVDFITIDKLLDRADKIKADFGY
- a CDS encoding glycogen/starch synthase, whose amino-acid sequence is MKDKRVLYVSSEVIPYLPETEISSMSFEAPRMINNNGGQIRIFMPRYGNINERRHQLHEVIRLSGMNLVINDLDMPLIIKVASIPKERIQVYFIDNEDYFKRKATYADEEGNFYKDNDERAIFFAKGVIETVKKLNWAPDIIHVHGWLASFLPLYLRNYYGNEPLFENSKIVTSVYNQSFDGTLAKNTIDKVRFDAIDDEAITELEEPNYVNLMKIAVKNSDAVIIGSEEIPKELEDFINTLDKPVLKYHNMENFSQAYLDFYSSKVLK
- a CDS encoding aminotransferase class IV; its protein translation is MLQKSNPKNDNIQVFIKDKLYPRSEAKVSVFDSSVQGGDAVWEGLRVYPEGVVCLDKHLTRLQESAKTLMFADIPSKEFVKKAIKETLEANGMNDDTHIRLTLTRGEKITSGMDPRLNQNGSCLIVLAEWKPLVYDNDHGIKVISTSQRRNSPQFLDSKIHHNNLLNNIIAKIQANVAGKDAGLMLDDRGFIAELNGSNLFMVKNGKVFTPFGHACLPGITRNSVIEMCKKHNIEIIEADITLSQFYNADGVFATGTMGELTPVVEIDGRSISKDDLLQKKIITLFGKEVRGLCEKL